From a single Bdellovibrionota bacterium genomic region:
- a CDS encoding class I SAM-dependent methyltransferase translates to MSLADSPLIYEGLRLAFLVGLRVRPIVSALDLRHGENLLDAGCGYGTFLKFCGDIDYTGVDTNEARILGAKEKYGETTTRRFIRADIAETRLPDKSFDKAICYGLLHHLPDDRAHLCLKELHRLVRKSVVFSDPVYTKYHVVNNFFCSLDRGRYVRNAETYSSLCQPYFRNLSTRTFYARNGLLKYFLQVGQLS, encoded by the coding sequence ATGTCTCTAGCGGATTCACCGTTGATTTATGAGGGATTGCGCCTCGCGTTTTTGGTCGGGTTAAGAGTCCGGCCGATTGTATCCGCACTAGACCTTCGACATGGAGAAAACTTGCTGGATGCGGGATGCGGTTACGGGACCTTCTTGAAATTCTGCGGCGATATCGACTACACCGGCGTGGACACAAACGAAGCTAGAATTTTAGGAGCCAAAGAAAAATACGGAGAAACCACGACCCGTCGCTTTATTAGAGCCGATATCGCGGAAACCCGGCTCCCCGACAAGAGTTTTGACAAGGCGATTTGCTACGGTCTTCTCCATCATCTCCCCGACGACAGGGCCCATCTCTGTCTGAAGGAACTCCACCGACTGGTTCGAAAGAGTGTCGTCTTTTCTGATCCCGTTTACACCAAATACCATGTGGTCAATAATTTCTTTTGTTCACTGGATCGTGGTCGGTACGTGCGAAACGCTGAAACATACTCCAGCCTTTGCCAGCCTTATTTCCGGAACCTGTCTACCCGAACGTTTTACGCCCGCAACGGCCTTCTAAAGTACTTTCTTCAAGTCGGCCAATTATCGTAA
- the thiC gene encoding phosphomethylpyrimidine synthase ThiC: protein MREEWIERRHGTPNASQMHFARKGIVTEEMTFVADREGVSAEFIRAEVARGRMIIPANIRHPELEPMGIGIGISCKINANIGNSPTTSTLEEEVEKLQLAVKYGADTVMDLSTGSCIHETREAIIRHSTVPIGTVPIYEAVEKVTRIEDLTWELLRDVIVGQAEQGVDYMTIHAGVLREFLPLIERRKTGIVSRGGAIIAQWMTAHRKQNPLFEHFDELCEIFAKYDVSFSLGDGLRPGCLADASDEAQFAELRVLGELTQRAWDRDVQIMIEGPGHVPLDQIETNVRIQQEICREAPFYVLGPLVTDIAPGYDHITSAIGATIAGTAGAALLCYVTPKEHLGLPNSEDVRQGVVAYKVAAHAADIARHRPKSRERDDRLSEARFQFDWKRQFELSFDPDRAKEYHDETLPAEGYKTAHFCSMCGPKFCSYSTSQRVTESLRKVEREAQP, encoded by the coding sequence ATGCGAGAAGAATGGATCGAGCGACGGCACGGAACGCCCAACGCGAGTCAAATGCATTTTGCGCGGAAGGGAATCGTGACCGAGGAGATGACCTTTGTGGCGGATAGAGAAGGAGTCTCCGCCGAATTCATCCGCGCGGAGGTGGCGCGAGGGAGAATGATCATTCCGGCGAACATCCGTCACCCGGAGCTGGAGCCGATGGGGATCGGAATCGGCATCTCCTGCAAGATCAACGCGAACATAGGGAATTCGCCGACAACCTCGACGCTCGAAGAAGAGGTCGAAAAATTGCAGCTCGCGGTCAAGTACGGCGCCGATACGGTGATGGACCTTTCGACCGGTTCGTGCATTCATGAAACGCGCGAGGCGATTATTCGTCATTCGACCGTGCCGATCGGAACGGTCCCGATTTATGAGGCGGTCGAGAAGGTCACACGAATTGAAGATCTCACGTGGGAACTCTTGCGCGATGTCATCGTGGGCCAGGCGGAACAAGGCGTCGATTACATGACGATCCACGCAGGCGTGTTGCGGGAATTTTTGCCTCTCATCGAACGGCGGAAGACCGGAATCGTCAGCCGGGGAGGCGCCATCATCGCGCAGTGGATGACGGCGCATCGAAAGCAAAATCCGCTCTTCGAACATTTTGATGAATTGTGTGAGATTTTTGCGAAGTACGATGTTTCGTTTTCTCTGGGCGACGGCCTTCGCCCAGGCTGTCTGGCCGATGCTTCGGATGAGGCGCAGTTTGCCGAACTCCGCGTGTTGGGTGAACTGACACAGAGGGCGTGGGATCGTGATGTTCAGATCATGATTGAGGGGCCGGGGCATGTGCCGCTGGATCAGATCGAAACGAACGTCAGGATCCAGCAAGAAATCTGCCGCGAAGCTCCGTTCTATGTCTTGGGACCTTTAGTCACGGACATCGCTCCCGGATACGACCACATTACATCGGCCATCGGCGCGACCATTGCGGGGACAGCGGGAGCGGCTCTCCTTTGTTACGTCACGCCGAAAGAGCATTTGGGACTTCCGAATTCCGAAGATGTTCGCCAGGGCGTGGTGGCCTACAAGGTTGCGGCGCATGCGGCCGATATCGCCAGGCATCGGCCCAAAAGCCGCGAACGAGACGATCGGCTTTCTGAGGCGCGTTTCCAGTTCGATTGGAAGCGGCAATTCGAGCTCTCGTTCGATCCGGACCGCGCCAAGGAATATCACGACGAGACCTTGCCCGCGGAAGGATATAAGACGGCGCACTTTTGCTCGATGTGCGGCCCGAAATTCTGCTCGTACAGCACGTCTCAGCGTGTGACGGAATCGTTGCGCAAGGTGGAACGGGAAGCTCAACCGTGA
- a CDS encoding thiazole synthase produces the protein MENDFISIGKRTWKSRLFVGTGKYRTFEEMRECLDVSGAEVVTVAVRRINLDRSQGPSLLDYVDRKKFTLLPNTAGCYTAKDAIYTARLAREAGLSDLIKLEVIGDEKTLFPDNEATIEAAKELTKDGFTVLPYIGDDVIVAKKLENLGCAAVMPLAAPIGSGLGIRNPTNLILMKEAVRVPVIVDAGVGTASDAAVVMELGMDGVLMNTGIAGAKKPLQMARAMRLAVESGRLAFLSGRIPRKLYASASSPMTDVPTFLI, from the coding sequence ATGGAAAATGACTTTATTTCGATCGGCAAACGGACCTGGAAATCGAGGCTTTTCGTCGGGACCGGAAAATACAGGACTTTTGAGGAAATGCGCGAATGCCTCGATGTCTCAGGCGCCGAAGTCGTCACGGTCGCTGTGCGCAGAATCAATCTCGACCGGTCGCAGGGGCCCTCGCTCCTCGATTACGTGGATCGAAAGAAGTTTACACTTCTGCCCAACACCGCCGGATGTTACACGGCGAAGGATGCGATTTACACGGCGCGGCTGGCGCGCGAAGCCGGTTTGTCGGATCTAATCAAACTGGAAGTAATAGGCGATGAAAAGACGCTCTTTCCGGACAACGAGGCGACGATTGAAGCGGCGAAAGAGCTGACCAAAGATGGATTTACCGTCCTTCCTTATATCGGCGACGATGTGATTGTGGCGAAGAAGTTGGAAAATCTCGGATGTGCCGCCGTGATGCCGCTCGCCGCGCCGATCGGTTCGGGTCTGGGGATTCGAAACCCGACCAATTTGATTCTGATGAAAGAGGCCGTGCGGGTTCCGGTCATCGTGGACGCGGGGGTGGGTACCGCCTCCGATGCCGCGGTGGTGATGGAGCTCGGAATGGACGGCGTCCTGATGAACACGGGAATCGCCGGCGCAAAAAAACCGCTTCAAATGGCTCGGGCGATGCGGCTGGCCGTTGAATCGGGAAGACTCGCCTTTCTTTCCGGGCGTATTCCCCGGAAATTGTACGCTTCGGCCTCAAGTCCGATGACCGATGTCCCAACCTTCCTCATATAA
- a CDS encoding helix-turn-helix domain-containing protein, protein MKNRRGQSFEELLARQLRKKEVRFLFDERRFYLQVAHLISELRAKVGLSQLELAKRARVTQPLIARLERGDRQRTPTFDMVFRILKALGYSLELSARADPRLAA, encoded by the coding sequence ATGAAAAATCGTAGAGGTCAATCATTCGAGGAACTGCTTGCCAGGCAGTTGAGAAAGAAGGAGGTCAGGTTTCTTTTTGACGAGCGGCGATTTTACCTTCAGGTTGCGCACTTGATTTCCGAATTGCGTGCCAAGGTGGGTTTGTCACAGTTGGAACTGGCCAAGCGGGCGAGAGTGACACAGCCGCTTATTGCTCGACTTGAACGCGGTGACCGACAGAGAACCCCGACGTTCGACATGGTCTTTCGGATTCTTAAGGCACTTGGCTATTCGCTGGAGCTTTCCGCCCGCGCCGATCCAAGGTTGGCCGCGTGA
- a CDS encoding type II toxin-antitoxin system RelE/ParE family toxin, with protein MRVRFHVSRTGRSYVADFLDELDVRSRADILAVLQDIRNHGFGAVGCRFRQIEGKLWEIKIGTSGGAYRFFYVMLAASEMYVLHAYKKKTSKAPPREIEVARKRLKEVLP; from the coding sequence GTGCGGGTTCGTTTCCATGTGTCGCGTACGGGCCGAAGCTACGTCGCTGACTTTCTGGACGAGCTGGACGTTCGGTCCCGCGCGGACATTCTTGCCGTACTCCAAGATATTCGGAATCATGGATTCGGAGCTGTCGGATGCCGGTTTCGCCAGATTGAGGGGAAGCTCTGGGAGATCAAGATCGGCACTTCAGGCGGTGCCTACCGATTCTTCTATGTGATGTTGGCGGCGAGCGAAATGTACGTATTGCACGCATATAAGAAAAAGACTTCGAAGGCGCCGCCGCGTGAGATTGAGGTTGCGAGAAAGAGACTAAAGGAGGTGTTGCCATGA
- a CDS encoding glycine cleavage T C-terminal barrel domain-containing protein: MTWLQEYDAARSDAAFYPRTDLGFVCAEGEDRVRYLHGMVSNDVKGLAPGKWILASMLSHKGKLVAPFLLGNIDDRLWLLVEEVARKSLVESLQKFVVRDDVHILDRSESFRIITLLGPKSGEILCSILKMKDFGSAGDFRTWSVDGHSVYGYVAAQPLSSSVHVVCPSQESDRLLKQMEEKGAQRLGAQAFEAIRIEAGVPEFGKDVNEDRLLLEVPYLEKGVSYTKGCYVGQETVARLHSRGENVAYRLMGLAAEEEMTPVSKLLSNGKEVGRITSVCISPRLGKPLGMGMVHRSAFEPGTSVTIVSGDRSFPGTVVSLPLPL; this comes from the coding sequence ATGACTTGGTTACAGGAATACGACGCGGCTCGAAGCGATGCCGCATTTTATCCGCGTACAGATTTAGGTTTTGTCTGCGCGGAGGGGGAAGATCGGGTTCGATACCTACATGGAATGGTTTCGAACGATGTGAAAGGGCTCGCGCCCGGAAAATGGATTCTAGCGTCCATGCTGTCGCACAAAGGAAAGCTTGTGGCGCCGTTCTTGTTGGGGAATATCGACGATCGGCTATGGCTGCTGGTCGAGGAGGTCGCGCGAAAGAGTCTAGTGGAATCTCTCCAGAAGTTTGTGGTTCGGGACGACGTGCACATACTGGATCGTTCTGAATCGTTTCGAATCATTACTTTGTTGGGACCGAAATCCGGTGAAATCTTGTGTTCCATTTTGAAAATGAAAGACTTCGGGTCGGCGGGGGATTTTCGGACCTGGTCTGTCGATGGGCATTCCGTTTACGGGTACGTCGCGGCTCAACCTCTCTCTTCGAGCGTTCATGTCGTTTGCCCTTCGCAGGAATCCGATCGCCTCCTAAAACAAATGGAAGAAAAAGGGGCTCAACGGCTCGGCGCCCAGGCGTTCGAAGCTATTCGCATCGAAGCCGGTGTCCCGGAATTCGGGAAGGATGTGAACGAAGATCGTCTTCTTCTCGAAGTCCCCTATCTCGAGAAGGGGGTGTCGTACACGAAAGGATGCTACGTCGGCCAGGAGACCGTGGCACGATTACACTCCCGGGGAGAGAATGTCGCTTACCGATTGATGGGCCTTGCGGCGGAGGAAGAAATGACCCCGGTTTCCAAACTTTTATCGAATGGAAAGGAGGTTGGGAGAATTACAAGCGTGTGTATTTCACCCCGTTTGGGCAAACCTCTTGGAATGGGCATGGTTCATCGTTCAGCGTTTGAGCCGGGGACGTCCGTTACGATTGTTTCAGGGGATCGGAGCTTTCCGGGGACGGTGGTAAGCCTCCCGCTTCCCCTGTGA
- a CDS encoding thiamine phosphate synthase, with protein MSQPSSYKTVLPRLIGITDRSLCSGDDYFRKIEEVCRSGLPALQFREKDLPFEEFCSVAADVAAVAKCVSTKLFINIGADAESIKRAEFALKIGATGVHVPDGGIHLADLRRIVGSVWIGQSIHEETLGRIQSNDNHADFFILAPVWKSPDKFFSRPIDLERFKAVCLTTSSPIFALGGITPERAESVLRVGAYGFAIRSALWKSSDAAEVLLQFRQILQTERKEESI; from the coding sequence ATGTCCCAACCTTCCTCATATAAGACGGTGCTTCCGCGGTTGATCGGAATCACCGACCGAAGTTTGTGCTCCGGCGACGATTATTTCCGGAAGATCGAGGAAGTCTGCCGGAGCGGCCTTCCGGCCCTCCAGTTTCGAGAGAAAGATCTGCCGTTTGAAGAGTTTTGTTCTGTTGCGGCGGACGTGGCCGCCGTTGCAAAGTGCGTTTCGACAAAATTGTTTATCAATATTGGGGCCGATGCCGAGTCGATCAAGCGCGCCGAATTCGCTCTAAAAATAGGAGCGACGGGAGTTCACGTTCCAGATGGAGGGATCCATTTAGCCGATTTACGGCGGATTGTGGGATCGGTTTGGATCGGGCAATCGATTCACGAGGAAACGTTGGGCCGGATTCAAAGCAACGATAATCACGCTGATTTTTTTATCTTGGCTCCGGTTTGGAAAAGTCCGGACAAATTCTTTTCTCGACCGATTGACCTGGAAAGATTCAAAGCCGTTTGCCTTACGACATCCTCACCCATCTTCGCCTTGGGCGGAATAACGCCCGAACGTGCGGAGTCCGTTTTAAGGGTAGGAGCCTATGGGTTTGCGATTCGATCGGCACTTTGGAAATCCTCCGATGCGGCGGAAGTCTTGCTTCAATTCCGCCAGATTCTTCAAACCGAGCGAAAGGAAGAATCGATATGA
- a CDS encoding methyltransferase domain-containing protein, with amino-acid sequence MMRSNVDPYTSWEERRIFHRNEAIPLSEAPKSKRVETEAEFHDRWAESVSAKEVDIRRPFEAITAVENKFILDQMGSLRGKKVLDVGTGFGEAAVYFSLLGAEVTALDLSPKMLELAEKLARNHGVRIQTVLGTPDTLQTQDNFFDCVYLGNVLHHIQNRERFFQQLKATLKTGGRFFSVDPLAYNPVINVYRKMASQMRTEGEAPLTVKDIQLARRYFRDVEHREFWLTSLILFLKYFAIDRIHPNQDRYWKRILRETRESLWWFPPLLTIDRALTQLPLIRYLAWNTVLWGTKAD; translated from the coding sequence ATGATGAGATCAAACGTCGACCCTTATACATCGTGGGAAGAACGACGAATATTTCATCGAAACGAGGCAATTCCACTGAGTGAGGCGCCTAAATCGAAACGCGTTGAAACAGAGGCGGAATTCCATGATCGCTGGGCAGAGAGCGTATCGGCCAAAGAGGTCGATATAAGGAGACCGTTTGAAGCGATAACGGCCGTCGAGAACAAGTTCATCCTTGACCAAATGGGTTCTTTGCGCGGCAAGAAAGTCCTGGACGTTGGGACAGGATTCGGAGAGGCCGCCGTTTATTTCTCGCTGTTGGGAGCGGAAGTGACGGCACTGGACCTATCCCCCAAGATGCTCGAACTAGCCGAAAAATTGGCAAGGAATCATGGCGTTCGGATCCAAACGGTCCTCGGAACGCCGGATACGCTTCAAACGCAGGACAATTTCTTCGACTGCGTCTATTTGGGCAATGTCCTGCATCATATCCAGAACCGAGAGCGCTTCTTTCAACAGCTTAAGGCAACGCTCAAAACGGGTGGACGTTTTTTTTCCGTCGATCCGCTTGCCTACAATCCAGTCATCAATGTTTATCGCAAAATGGCCAGTCAGATGCGAACCGAAGGAGAAGCGCCCCTGACCGTCAAGGACATCCAACTCGCCCGACGATACTTCCGCGATGTGGAACACCGCGAGTTTTGGCTGACCTCCCTCATTCTATTTCTCAAGTATTTTGCCATCGATCGAATTCACCCAAACCAAGACCGCTATTGGAAAAGAATTCTCCGGGAGACCCGGGAAAGCCTTTGGTGGTTTCCGCCCCTTCTGACCATCGACCGGGCACTGACCCAGCTGCCCCTCATCCGATACCTCGCATGGAATACAGTTCTTTGGGGCACCAAAGCCGACTGA
- a CDS encoding DUF2079 domain-containing protein: protein MASTVAGYVALFFTLSWAKHRTFHATSYDLANYVRSVWGLIHGDPYVPLLGGSYVWGAHFDPILYVPALLGRWVPIIPLLLFLQSLALGFTGWVAFLGAKRALGPAAALFLGGAVLLHPSIHNANLFEFHPLTLGLPFLALFLYFWSQRRFDAATLALLIALMAREETAGILFVWGLYRMRHDRWKGRALFLLSILWVVTLVLVKFGNQEVWTDHFTRALTQVASNRLEILGTKLRDPFLVLLGFGLLPLYRPKALIWILLPVLFFLAYPTGWYGRIDFHYTAFYIPFLAFASIQALEAIDPRKRKLAMMVFGICAVVISWSYSLAPWNRNGDPGSFMEDRYARAADAILSKISPEMSVAAPVAMLASLAERKWIFKEVAVGVDALILEKNPVRTLGESESNYKERLRSIPRIIRDVAERFHYRPEYEGKDLVLFLRTRRQ, encoded by the coding sequence ATGGCGTCGACTGTGGCCGGTTACGTCGCACTGTTCTTCACACTTTCTTGGGCGAAGCACCGAACGTTCCATGCGACAAGTTACGATCTGGCCAACTACGTGCGCAGTGTTTGGGGGTTGATACACGGAGACCCCTATGTGCCGCTGCTGGGAGGCTCGTATGTCTGGGGCGCCCATTTCGACCCGATTCTATATGTCCCGGCATTGTTAGGGCGATGGGTTCCGATTATTCCGCTACTTCTTTTTCTTCAGTCCCTCGCTCTGGGGTTCACCGGTTGGGTTGCTTTCTTGGGAGCAAAACGCGCGCTCGGTCCTGCCGCTGCGCTTTTTCTTGGAGGAGCGGTTCTTCTCCACCCTTCCATCCACAACGCCAACCTTTTTGAGTTTCATCCACTTACGCTCGGACTCCCGTTCCTGGCACTTTTCCTCTATTTTTGGTCGCAGCGGCGTTTCGACGCGGCCACTCTGGCGCTCTTGATCGCGCTCATGGCGCGGGAGGAGACAGCGGGTATTCTTTTCGTCTGGGGCCTGTATCGAATGCGGCATGACCGATGGAAAGGACGTGCGCTCTTTCTCTTGTCGATTCTGTGGGTTGTGACTCTCGTGCTCGTGAAATTTGGGAATCAAGAGGTCTGGACCGATCATTTCACCAGGGCTTTGACCCAAGTCGCGTCAAACCGCCTTGAGATTCTTGGCACGAAACTGAGAGACCCGTTTCTGGTCCTTTTGGGATTCGGACTTCTCCCGCTTTACCGGCCGAAGGCACTGATCTGGATTTTGCTGCCGGTGTTGTTTTTCCTTGCTTATCCCACCGGTTGGTACGGCCGAATCGATTTTCATTACACGGCTTTCTATATTCCTTTCTTGGCCTTTGCTTCGATTCAAGCCCTCGAAGCCATCGACCCGCGCAAACGAAAGCTCGCGATGATGGTTTTCGGTATATGCGCCGTGGTGATCAGTTGGAGTTATTCACTTGCTCCCTGGAATCGAAATGGGGATCCCGGATCATTTATGGAAGATCGATATGCGAGGGCGGCCGACGCTATTCTCTCCAAAATTTCGCCGGAGATGTCGGTCGCCGCGCCGGTTGCAATGCTGGCCTCTTTGGCGGAGCGGAAGTGGATTTTTAAGGAAGTCGCGGTGGGGGTGGATGCCTTGATTTTGGAAAAGAACCCCGTTCGAACGCTCGGAGAGTCGGAGAGCAATTATAAGGAAAGGCTCCGCTCGATTCCTCGGATCATTCGAGATGTGGCCGAACGCTTCCATTATCGGCCGGAATACGAAGGGAAAGATCTTGTTCTCTTTCTCCGTACCCGGCGCCAATGA
- a CDS encoding glycosyltransferase family 2 protein, producing the protein MSKDKIARPRDLKLLSIVIPVFNEAQVLPKLQVRLGSVRTEVPCESEIVFVNDGSSDDSGAILLRWAAQDRSVKVIELSRNFGHQAAITAGVDHAQGDAVILMDADLQDPPELIGEMVGKYRQGFDIVHATRVKRHGETLLKRASASLFYWIMSKFIHRDLPQNAGDFRLMSSEAASALRSLRETHRFLRGMVTWVGFRQTSLQFEREPRAAGETKFPARKMVGLALDAVFSFSSAPLRVSTYLGCAVLVFGMVYSGYTVARYFIYNDLVPGWATLVILQSAIGGAILISLGMMGEYIGRIYDEIKRRPLYIVGRTTNISSKRGNSTE; encoded by the coding sequence ATGTCAAAAGACAAGATCGCCCGTCCAAGAGACCTGAAACTCCTTTCCATCGTGATTCCTGTGTTCAACGAAGCTCAGGTACTCCCAAAACTTCAAGTCAGATTGGGATCGGTTCGGACGGAAGTACCGTGCGAATCGGAGATTGTTTTTGTAAACGACGGGAGTTCCGATGACTCGGGCGCCATTCTATTAAGATGGGCGGCCCAAGATCGTTCCGTCAAGGTGATCGAATTATCCAGGAACTTCGGTCACCAGGCGGCGATCACGGCCGGCGTCGATCACGCACAGGGAGACGCGGTTATTTTGATGGACGCCGATCTGCAGGATCCTCCGGAGTTGATCGGCGAAATGGTCGGCAAGTACCGTCAAGGTTTTGACATCGTTCATGCGACTCGCGTCAAGCGGCATGGGGAAACGCTGCTCAAGCGGGCCTCGGCAAGTTTGTTTTACTGGATCATGAGTAAATTTATCCACCGAGATCTTCCTCAAAATGCGGGGGATTTTCGCCTGATGTCGTCTGAGGCCGCCTCCGCCCTTCGGTCTCTTCGGGAAACACATCGATTTCTGCGCGGCATGGTCACGTGGGTCGGGTTTCGTCAGACGAGTCTGCAGTTCGAGAGGGAACCCCGCGCCGCCGGAGAGACGAAGTTCCCGGCAAGAAAAATGGTTGGACTGGCGCTGGATGCCGTCTTCTCGTTTTCGAGCGCTCCTCTAAGAGTATCGACGTACCTGGGTTGTGCGGTCCTTGTTTTCGGCATGGTTTACAGTGGTTACACCGTCGCGCGCTATTTCATCTACAACGATCTGGTTCCCGGCTGGGCGACGCTGGTCATCCTCCAGAGCGCGATAGGAGGGGCAATTTTGATTTCGCTCGGAATGATGGGTGAATATATCGGACGAATCTATGATGAGATCAAACGTCGACCCTTATACATCGTGGGAAGAACGACGAATATTTCATCGAAACGAGGCAATTCCACTGAGTGA
- the thiS gene encoding sulfur carrier protein ThiS — protein sequence MNDASIEITLNGKPMALPYSMTLTQLAAFLQIDTGTIALGRNAEVVPKSQFGETYVSAGDQIDVVQFVAGG from the coding sequence GTGAATGACGCATCTATAGAGATCACACTTAACGGTAAGCCGATGGCGTTACCTTATTCGATGACGCTTACCCAGTTGGCGGCGTTTCTTCAAATCGATACGGGGACGATCGCTCTTGGCCGAAACGCAGAAGTCGTCCCGAAATCTCAGTTCGGCGAAACCTATGTTTCAGCGGGGGATCAAATCGATGTCGTTCAATTCGTTGCGGGAGGTTGA
- a CDS encoding cupin domain-containing protein, with translation MTPKNVSQLIESASAPWKPSKIQGVQYLPLHADEDERAGSFLLKLNPGTSYPRHRHPAGEEIFVMRGEMTVGDRKLKAGDYLYSPPGSVHDANTTDGCLFMSILPKAIEIIGFGTTSEYEEPKPEAEGLPPSPQSSDPLKQS, from the coding sequence ATGACGCCGAAGAATGTATCCCAGCTCATCGAGAGCGCAAGTGCCCCGTGGAAACCTTCCAAGATTCAGGGTGTCCAATACCTTCCTCTGCACGCCGACGAAGACGAGCGCGCGGGTTCATTTCTCCTGAAATTGAATCCCGGAACGAGCTATCCGCGCCATCGTCATCCGGCGGGAGAGGAAATTTTCGTCATGAGAGGGGAAATGACGGTCGGCGACCGAAAACTAAAAGCGGGAGACTATCTTTATTCGCCTCCCGGGTCGGTTCACGATGCGAACACAACGGACGGATGTCTTTTTATGTCGATTCTTCCGAAAGCGATCGAGATCATCGGCTTCGGAACCACTTCGGAGTACGAAGAGCCTAAGCCGGAAGCGGAAGGCTTACCACCGTCCCCGCAAAGCTCCGATCCCCTGAAACAATCGTAA
- a CDS encoding MBL fold metallo-hydrolase produces MTEPALYFKQLEIGPMANFIYLIGDPASRVAAVVDPAWDVDRIVQTAEKDGYSIGHVLVTHGHPDHINGVEELLNRTDAQLHMHKSETPWMKGWKATATPRSHGDELKIGNLVLTFVHTPGHTPGSQCFLVQNRLVSGDTLFINSCGRTDLPGGDPEQLYDSLAHRLSKLDDNVVLFPGHNYAGQPTSTMGEQKRHNPFLRSASLNDFLAMVRPKFSL; encoded by the coding sequence ATGACGGAGCCCGCCCTATATTTCAAACAGCTGGAAATCGGCCCGATGGCGAATTTCATTTACCTGATCGGGGATCCGGCGTCGCGCGTGGCTGCTGTGGTCGATCCGGCGTGGGATGTAGACCGAATCGTTCAAACCGCCGAGAAGGACGGATATTCGATTGGGCATGTGCTGGTGACGCACGGTCACCCGGATCATATCAACGGCGTCGAGGAGCTCTTAAATCGCACCGACGCGCAGCTCCATATGCACAAGTCCGAAACGCCCTGGATGAAGGGATGGAAAGCGACGGCGACGCCGCGGAGTCATGGAGATGAGCTGAAGATCGGAAACCTCGTCCTCACGTTCGTCCATACGCCCGGCCATACACCGGGATCCCAGTGTTTTCTCGTTCAAAACCGTTTGGTTTCCGGAGATACGTTGTTTATTAATAGCTGCGGCCGAACTGATCTTCCAGGCGGCGATCCCGAACAACTCTATGACAGTCTCGCCCATCGGCTTTCGAAGCTCGATGACAATGTGGTCTTATTTCCGGGCCACAATTATGCCGGTCAGCCGACATCGACCATGGGGGAACAAAAACGCCATAACCCCTTCCTACGCTCGGCATCGCTGAACGATTTTCTCGCCATGGTCCGGCCGAAATTTTCACTTTAA